In Mercurialis annua linkage group LG5, ddMerAnnu1.2, whole genome shotgun sequence, a single genomic region encodes these proteins:
- the LOC126682036 gene encoding uncharacterized protein LOC126682036: MPPPVVFHPFRGHYYYAGSSSAPPPFSSGPPSSSGQFYGDSAHHYFQGSCSYPVPPGPSSPFVPPPPAYVPPTVPPFQVQWDQPTQGTQDFSASQGLPQTPGTTDFLSYGSSWLGLDSMEAMMFRQQGEFVTPPPATTSTAIPQDQQGDDGADDEDADAGEGDGDGRPGRRYLTISTGRRANRNRNNLRSNLPVTSRYDDRTPR; this comes from the coding sequence ATGCCTCCCCCAGTGGTTTTTCATCCTTTCAGAGGGCATTACTATTACGCGGGGTCCAGCTCTGCACCGCCACCCTTTTCATCGggtcctccttcttcttctggCCAGTTTTACGGGGATTCGGCACATCACTATTTTCAGGGGTCGTGTTCATATCCAGTGCCACCAGGACCTTCTTCGCCTTTTGTTCCTCCGCCGCCTGCTTATGTACCACCTACGGTGCCTCCTTTTCAGGTGCAGTGGGATCAGCCTACACAGGGTACACAGGACTTTTCAGCTTCACAGGGACTTCCACAGACACCTGGGACTACAGACTTTCTGTCATATGGTAGCAGTTGGTTGGGTCTAGACAGCATGGAGGCGATGATGTTCCGCCAACAAGGAGAATTTGTTACCCCGCCACCAGCAACGACGAGTACGGCCATTCCCCAGGACCAGCAGGGTGACGACGGAGCCGACGACGAGGACGCCGATGCAGGAGAGGGTGATGGTGATGGTCGCCCAGGTCGACGTTACCTCACCATCAGTACAGGCCGTCGGGCGAACCGTAACAGAAACAACTTGCGCTCGAACCTCCCGGTCACTAGTAGATATGACGATAGGACTCCTAGATGA
- the LOC126680717 gene encoding serine/threonine-protein phosphatase 7 long form homolog isoform X2 gives MVLQMRGSDEGFLSRTSCTTRRSAVLPFASLDHRIRSMIEPTGFAGCFAMRHYSVDMQLITALVERWRPETHTFHLPGGECTVTLQDVAIQTGLPVDGHAVTGGIVHDWAAVAERVLGIPAGRYPVKPANSTVRTSWILECFPNFSALPDQATDELVHQYTRAYLLLAVTGLCFTDLGSGKTSLRILPLLEDLAAVRTYSWGSATLAYLYHELCSCSLRSANRRNMGGPLWILQLWALDRLRVIAPALADPTISPHLPLGDRWGGRRNASRAARHSLPDIRVRLDTSRYEDFIWQPYTDDMLDTIPAYCLDGRAFWRATVPLIYFHIVEWHQADRVLQQFGLQQGIPDAPLQDHSLHSLTLKSSSSWIQTHSHYIRVWDDRLRFVISGQPLQDPPHYHSEYMDWFRYVTRRWITRQGAELGAQADFVERVRRDAPVDTELRRFAASTQRGTREDRRDVTSPPIEPSIPPHRLPVIPDAPIDPTTLRHRRRQRRHPPCTTSASD, from the exons gGATCTGACGAGGGATTTCTGTCTCGCACTAGCTGTACGACTAGAAGGAGCGCTGTTTTGCCGTTCGCTAGTTTGGACCACCGTATTCGGTCGATGATCGAGCCTACTGGATTTGCAGGCTGTTTTGCTATGCGTCACTATAGCGTCGACATGCAGCTGATCACAGCCCTTGTGGAGAGGTGGAGGCCGGAGACCCACACTTTTCACTTACCCGGCGGAGAGTGCACGGTTACACTACAGGACGTGGCCATTCAGACCGGACTACCAGTAGACGGTCATGCTGTTACAGGAGGTATTGTACATGATTGGGCTGCAGTGGCAGAGAGGGTTTTGGGGATTCCTGCGGGCAGATATCCTGTTAAGCCTGCAAATTCCACCGTCCGGACTTCTTGGATCCTAGAGTGTTTCCCCAACTTCAGTGCGTTACCAGACCAGGCGACTGACGAGCTTGTCCATCAGTACACACGGGCGTATCTCTTGCTCGCTGTCACAGGATTGTGCTTCACTGACCTCGGTAGTGGAAAGACTTCGTTACGGATTCTTCCACTTTTAGAGGACTTGGCGGCAGTTCGGACCTACAGCTGGGGATCAGCGACACTGGCTTACTTATATCACGAGCTTTGCTCATGTTCGTTGCGGTCTGCGAATCGCCGCAACATGGGCGGGCCGTTGTGGATACTGCAGCTGTGGGCATTGGACCGACTTAGAGTTATTGCTCCCGCTCTTGCCGATCCCACTATTTCACCACATCTACCACTCGGCGACAG ATGGGGAGGCCGGAGAAACGCCAGCCGTGCGGCTCGACACTCGCTGCCTGACATCCGTGTTCGGCTTGACACATCTCGCTACGAAGAT TTTATTTGGCAGCCGTACACTGATGATATGCTGGACACTATCCCAGCGTATTGTTTAGATGGGCGCGCTTTTTGGCGGGCCACGGTTCcacttatttattttcatattgtgGAGTGGCACCAGGCAGACAGAGTTCTGCAGCAGTTCGGACTGCAACAGGGTATTCCAGACGCCCCACTTCAGGACCACTCACTACACTCCCTTACCCTGAAGAGCAGCTCATCTTGGATCCAGACACACTCTCACTACATTCGTGTGTGGGACGACCGGCTCCGGTTTGTAATTTCAGGACAGCCCCTCCAGGACCCACCTCATTATCATTCCGagtatatggattggtttcggtaTGTCACGCGTCGCTGGATCACACGACAGGGCGCTGAGCTCGGAGCAcag GCCGATTTTGTGGAGCGTGTACGTAGGGATGCTCCTGTTGACACTGAGCTTCGGCGGTTCGCAGCCAGCACACAGAGAGGCACTAGAGAGGACCGCCGTGATGTTACATCGCCCCCTATCGAGCCTTCTATACCGCCGCATCGACTACCAGTCATACCTGACGCGCCGATAGATCCGACTACACTGCGACATCGACGGCGACAGCGGCGTCACCCCCCCTGCACCACCTCAGCGTCCGACTGA
- the LOC126680717 gene encoding serine/threonine-protein phosphatase 7 long form homolog isoform X1, with protein sequence MAAAHDHMQPGPERPALLFLQHDHISQDVWDGTGSDEGFLSRTSCTTRRSAVLPFASLDHRIRSMIEPTGFAGCFAMRHYSVDMQLITALVERWRPETHTFHLPGGECTVTLQDVAIQTGLPVDGHAVTGGIVHDWAAVAERVLGIPAGRYPVKPANSTVRTSWILECFPNFSALPDQATDELVHQYTRAYLLLAVTGLCFTDLGSGKTSLRILPLLEDLAAVRTYSWGSATLAYLYHELCSCSLRSANRRNMGGPLWILQLWALDRLRVIAPALADPTISPHLPLGDRWGGRRNASRAARHSLPDIRVRLDTSRYEDFIWQPYTDDMLDTIPAYCLDGRAFWRATVPLIYFHIVEWHQADRVLQQFGLQQGIPDAPLQDHSLHSLTLKSSSSWIQTHSHYIRVWDDRLRFVISGQPLQDPPHYHSEYMDWFRYVTRRWITRQGAELGAQADFVERVRRDAPVDTELRRFAASTQRGTREDRRDVTSPPIEPSIPPHRLPVIPDAPIDPTTLRHRRRQRRHPPCTTSASD encoded by the exons ATGGCAGCTGCTCACGATCACATGCAGCCGGGTCCTGAAAGACCGGCGCTACTTTTTTTACAGCATGACCATATCTCTCAGGATGTCTGGGATGGCACG gGATCTGACGAGGGATTTCTGTCTCGCACTAGCTGTACGACTAGAAGGAGCGCTGTTTTGCCGTTCGCTAGTTTGGACCACCGTATTCGGTCGATGATCGAGCCTACTGGATTTGCAGGCTGTTTTGCTATGCGTCACTATAGCGTCGACATGCAGCTGATCACAGCCCTTGTGGAGAGGTGGAGGCCGGAGACCCACACTTTTCACTTACCCGGCGGAGAGTGCACGGTTACACTACAGGACGTGGCCATTCAGACCGGACTACCAGTAGACGGTCATGCTGTTACAGGAGGTATTGTACATGATTGGGCTGCAGTGGCAGAGAGGGTTTTGGGGATTCCTGCGGGCAGATATCCTGTTAAGCCTGCAAATTCCACCGTCCGGACTTCTTGGATCCTAGAGTGTTTCCCCAACTTCAGTGCGTTACCAGACCAGGCGACTGACGAGCTTGTCCATCAGTACACACGGGCGTATCTCTTGCTCGCTGTCACAGGATTGTGCTTCACTGACCTCGGTAGTGGAAAGACTTCGTTACGGATTCTTCCACTTTTAGAGGACTTGGCGGCAGTTCGGACCTACAGCTGGGGATCAGCGACACTGGCTTACTTATATCACGAGCTTTGCTCATGTTCGTTGCGGTCTGCGAATCGCCGCAACATGGGCGGGCCGTTGTGGATACTGCAGCTGTGGGCATTGGACCGACTTAGAGTTATTGCTCCCGCTCTTGCCGATCCCACTATTTCACCACATCTACCACTCGGCGACAG ATGGGGAGGCCGGAGAAACGCCAGCCGTGCGGCTCGACACTCGCTGCCTGACATCCGTGTTCGGCTTGACACATCTCGCTACGAAGAT TTTATTTGGCAGCCGTACACTGATGATATGCTGGACACTATCCCAGCGTATTGTTTAGATGGGCGCGCTTTTTGGCGGGCCACGGTTCcacttatttattttcatattgtgGAGTGGCACCAGGCAGACAGAGTTCTGCAGCAGTTCGGACTGCAACAGGGTATTCCAGACGCCCCACTTCAGGACCACTCACTACACTCCCTTACCCTGAAGAGCAGCTCATCTTGGATCCAGACACACTCTCACTACATTCGTGTGTGGGACGACCGGCTCCGGTTTGTAATTTCAGGACAGCCCCTCCAGGACCCACCTCATTATCATTCCGagtatatggattggtttcggtaTGTCACGCGTCGCTGGATCACACGACAGGGCGCTGAGCTCGGAGCAcag GCCGATTTTGTGGAGCGTGTACGTAGGGATGCTCCTGTTGACACTGAGCTTCGGCGGTTCGCAGCCAGCACACAGAGAGGCACTAGAGAGGACCGCCGTGATGTTACATCGCCCCCTATCGAGCCTTCTATACCGCCGCATCGACTACCAGTCATACCTGACGCGCCGATAGATCCGACTACACTGCGACATCGACGGCGACAGCGGCGTCACCCCCCCTGCACCACCTCAGCGTCCGACTGA
- the LOC126680717 gene encoding serine/threonine-protein phosphatase 7 long form homolog isoform X3: MGSDEGFLSRTSCTTRRSAVLPFASLDHRIRSMIEPTGFAGCFAMRHYSVDMQLITALVERWRPETHTFHLPGGECTVTLQDVAIQTGLPVDGHAVTGGIVHDWAAVAERVLGIPAGRYPVKPANSTVRTSWILECFPNFSALPDQATDELVHQYTRAYLLLAVTGLCFTDLGSGKTSLRILPLLEDLAAVRTYSWGSATLAYLYHELCSCSLRSANRRNMGGPLWILQLWALDRLRVIAPALADPTISPHLPLGDRWGGRRNASRAARHSLPDIRVRLDTSRYEDFIWQPYTDDMLDTIPAYCLDGRAFWRATVPLIYFHIVEWHQADRVLQQFGLQQGIPDAPLQDHSLHSLTLKSSSSWIQTHSHYIRVWDDRLRFVISGQPLQDPPHYHSEYMDWFRYVTRRWITRQGAELGAQADFVERVRRDAPVDTELRRFAASTQRGTREDRRDVTSPPIEPSIPPHRLPVIPDAPIDPTTLRHRRRQRRHPPCTTSASD, translated from the exons gGATCTGACGAGGGATTTCTGTCTCGCACTAGCTGTACGACTAGAAGGAGCGCTGTTTTGCCGTTCGCTAGTTTGGACCACCGTATTCGGTCGATGATCGAGCCTACTGGATTTGCAGGCTGTTTTGCTATGCGTCACTATAGCGTCGACATGCAGCTGATCACAGCCCTTGTGGAGAGGTGGAGGCCGGAGACCCACACTTTTCACTTACCCGGCGGAGAGTGCACGGTTACACTACAGGACGTGGCCATTCAGACCGGACTACCAGTAGACGGTCATGCTGTTACAGGAGGTATTGTACATGATTGGGCTGCAGTGGCAGAGAGGGTTTTGGGGATTCCTGCGGGCAGATATCCTGTTAAGCCTGCAAATTCCACCGTCCGGACTTCTTGGATCCTAGAGTGTTTCCCCAACTTCAGTGCGTTACCAGACCAGGCGACTGACGAGCTTGTCCATCAGTACACACGGGCGTATCTCTTGCTCGCTGTCACAGGATTGTGCTTCACTGACCTCGGTAGTGGAAAGACTTCGTTACGGATTCTTCCACTTTTAGAGGACTTGGCGGCAGTTCGGACCTACAGCTGGGGATCAGCGACACTGGCTTACTTATATCACGAGCTTTGCTCATGTTCGTTGCGGTCTGCGAATCGCCGCAACATGGGCGGGCCGTTGTGGATACTGCAGCTGTGGGCATTGGACCGACTTAGAGTTATTGCTCCCGCTCTTGCCGATCCCACTATTTCACCACATCTACCACTCGGCGACAG ATGGGGAGGCCGGAGAAACGCCAGCCGTGCGGCTCGACACTCGCTGCCTGACATCCGTGTTCGGCTTGACACATCTCGCTACGAAGAT TTTATTTGGCAGCCGTACACTGATGATATGCTGGACACTATCCCAGCGTATTGTTTAGATGGGCGCGCTTTTTGGCGGGCCACGGTTCcacttatttattttcatattgtgGAGTGGCACCAGGCAGACAGAGTTCTGCAGCAGTTCGGACTGCAACAGGGTATTCCAGACGCCCCACTTCAGGACCACTCACTACACTCCCTTACCCTGAAGAGCAGCTCATCTTGGATCCAGACACACTCTCACTACATTCGTGTGTGGGACGACCGGCTCCGGTTTGTAATTTCAGGACAGCCCCTCCAGGACCCACCTCATTATCATTCCGagtatatggattggtttcggtaTGTCACGCGTCGCTGGATCACACGACAGGGCGCTGAGCTCGGAGCAcag GCCGATTTTGTGGAGCGTGTACGTAGGGATGCTCCTGTTGACACTGAGCTTCGGCGGTTCGCAGCCAGCACACAGAGAGGCACTAGAGAGGACCGCCGTGATGTTACATCGCCCCCTATCGAGCCTTCTATACCGCCGCATCGACTACCAGTCATACCTGACGCGCCGATAGATCCGACTACACTGCGACATCGACGGCGACAGCGGCGTCACCCCCCCTGCACCACCTCAGCGTCCGACTGA